The Micromonospora sp. Llam0 genome includes a window with the following:
- a CDS encoding pitrilysin family protein — protein MSPNGYPWPIETTRLDNGLRVVVSPDSSAPVVAVNLWYDVGSRHEPAGRTGFAHLFEHLMFEGSVNVAKTEHMKLVQGAGGSLNATTNPDRTNYFETVPAEHLALALWLEADRMGGLVPALTQETLDNQREVVKNERRQRYDNVPYGDAWLRLLPLLYPPGHPYHHATIGSMDDLNAADLATFQAFHEMYYAPNNAVLTVVGDTDADEVFSLADKYFGGIAARADIPPAPDGRTPAPLAGPVSATVTADVPAARHYLTYRTHPFGTPAYDAATVLGTVLGSGRGSRLYQRLADGARIAQPDYLGAYGVDLAHAPAPLIITATAQPTVTAQRLADGLIEVLDEVARDGVTDAEVDRAKALLTTGWWRQVASFEGRADTLGRYATQFGDPARAGERLPGWLAVTAEAVNDEAAHLLRPDNRVQLSYLPEGDQ, from the coding sequence ATGTCGCCCAACGGGTACCCCTGGCCGATCGAGACCACCCGGCTGGACAACGGCCTGCGGGTCGTCGTCAGCCCCGACTCCAGCGCACCGGTGGTCGCGGTCAATCTCTGGTACGACGTGGGCTCACGTCACGAGCCCGCCGGCCGGACCGGATTCGCCCACCTCTTCGAGCACCTGATGTTCGAGGGATCGGTCAACGTCGCCAAGACCGAGCACATGAAGTTGGTGCAGGGCGCGGGCGGCTCACTCAACGCCACCACCAACCCGGACCGGACCAACTACTTCGAGACCGTCCCCGCCGAGCATCTGGCCCTCGCACTGTGGCTGGAAGCCGACCGGATGGGCGGCCTGGTGCCGGCGCTGACCCAGGAGACGCTGGACAACCAGCGCGAGGTGGTCAAGAACGAGCGGCGGCAGCGCTACGACAACGTCCCGTACGGCGACGCCTGGCTGCGGCTGCTGCCCCTGCTCTACCCGCCGGGGCACCCGTACCACCACGCCACGATCGGCTCGATGGACGACCTGAACGCCGCCGACCTGGCCACCTTCCAGGCGTTCCACGAGATGTACTACGCGCCGAACAACGCGGTGCTGACCGTGGTCGGCGACACCGACGCCGACGAGGTGTTCAGCCTGGCGGACAAGTACTTCGGCGGGATCGCCGCGCGGGCCGACATCCCGCCGGCGCCGGACGGGCGTACGCCGGCGCCGCTGGCCGGCCCGGTCAGCGCGACGGTCACCGCCGACGTGCCGGCCGCCCGGCACTACCTCACCTACCGCACCCACCCGTTCGGGACCCCGGCCTACGACGCGGCGACCGTGCTCGGCACGGTGCTGGGCAGTGGCCGGGGCAGCCGGCTCTACCAACGGCTGGCCGACGGTGCCCGGATCGCGCAGCCCGACTACCTGGGCGCGTACGGCGTCGACCTGGCGCACGCGCCCGCGCCGCTGATCATCACGGCGACCGCCCAGCCGACGGTGACCGCCCAGCGGCTCGCCGACGGCCTGATCGAGGTGCTCGACGAGGTGGCCCGCGACGGCGTCACCGACGCTGAGGTCGACCGGGCCAAGGCGCTGCTCACCACCGGTTGGTGGCGTCAGGTCGCCAGCTTCGAGGGTCGGGCCGACACGCTCGGTCGCTACGCCACCCAGTTCGGTGACCCGGCCCGCGCCGGGGAGCGGCTGCCGGGCTGGCTGGCGGTCACCGCCGAGGCGGTCAACGACGAGGCCGCACACCTGTTGCGGCCGGACAACCGGGTCCAGCTCAGCTACCTGCCGGAGGGCGACCAGTGA
- a CDS encoding pitrilysin family protein — MTIIAQRPGPGAARPYRFPDVVRRSVAGGEIVAAHLPGHRLAVATLLLDAGASREPVGREGLAGVLAKALEEGTEARDSAAYALVLESLGTELSISADWDSFRIGVQVSTDRLGAAVELLTEAVRTPRLDPSDVERVRDDEATALRMYWANPGPRAEAALRADLFGADQRHGRPMSGDPESVAAVTVADVVDFHSAWFTRPGTLLVAGDLDLIDLDALGVAAFAGATGSPSQPGPPLPVTLRDHRRIILVDRPGAVQSTLRLGHPAPHRAHPDYVPMTLASTVLGGAFTSRLNHLIREVRGYTYGIRSDFGMSRRFGRFAVSSSVQTGVTAPALIDSVGEVSRTQADGVTEEELAVARSWRAGQLSVELQTPPAIASALATLVVHGLPDDYHARLRDELLSATVEQVSVAAATHLQAEGLTLVVEGDAAKIRDELTASGLGELHDAD; from the coding sequence GTGACGATCATCGCGCAGCGTCCCGGACCGGGCGCCGCCCGGCCGTACCGTTTCCCGGACGTGGTCCGGCGCAGCGTGGCCGGTGGCGAGATCGTCGCCGCCCATCTGCCCGGCCACCGGCTGGCGGTGGCGACCCTGCTGCTGGACGCCGGCGCCAGCCGGGAACCGGTCGGCAGGGAAGGGCTGGCCGGAGTGCTCGCCAAGGCACTCGAAGAGGGCACCGAGGCCCGGGACTCGGCCGCGTACGCCCTGGTCCTGGAAAGTCTCGGCACCGAGCTGTCGATCTCCGCCGACTGGGACTCGTTCCGGATCGGCGTGCAGGTCAGCACCGACCGGCTCGGCGCGGCCGTCGAACTGCTCACCGAGGCGGTCCGGACCCCCCGGCTGGATCCGTCCGATGTCGAACGGGTCCGCGACGACGAGGCGACTGCGCTGCGGATGTACTGGGCCAACCCGGGGCCCCGGGCCGAAGCCGCGCTGCGCGCCGACCTGTTCGGTGCCGATCAGCGGCACGGCCGGCCGATGAGCGGCGATCCCGAATCGGTGGCGGCGGTGACCGTGGCGGACGTCGTCGACTTCCACAGTGCCTGGTTCACCCGGCCCGGCACCCTGCTGGTCGCCGGCGACCTGGACCTGATCGACCTGGACGCGCTCGGCGTGGCCGCCTTCGCCGGGGCGACCGGATCGCCGTCGCAGCCCGGACCGCCGCTGCCGGTCACCTTGCGGGACCATCGGCGGATCATCCTGGTCGACCGGCCGGGCGCGGTGCAGTCCACGTTGCGGCTCGGCCACCCGGCGCCGCACCGGGCCCACCCCGACTACGTGCCGATGACCCTGGCCAGCACCGTCCTCGGTGGAGCCTTCACGTCCCGGCTCAACCACCTGATCCGCGAGGTACGCGGCTACACGTACGGCATCCGGTCGGACTTCGGGATGTCCCGCCGGTTCGGGCGCTTCGCGGTCAGCTCCAGTGTGCAGACCGGGGTCACCGCGCCCGCCCTGATCGACTCGGTCGGTGAGGTGTCCCGTACCCAGGCCGACGGGGTGACCGAGGAGGAGTTGGCGGTGGCCCGGTCGTGGCGCGCCGGCCAGCTCTCGGTCGAGCTGCAGACCCCGCCAGCGATCGCCAGCGCCCTGGCGACCCTGGTCGTGCACGGGCTGCCCGACGACTACCACGCCCGGCTGCGCGACGAGCTGCTGTCGGCGACGGTCGAGCAGGTCTCCGTCGCCGCCGCCACCCACCTGCAGGCCGAAGGGCTGACCCTGGTGGTGGAGGGCGACGCGGCGAAGATCCGCGACGAACTGACCGCCTCCGGACTGGGGGAGCTGCACGACGCCGACTGA